The following proteins come from a genomic window of Streptomyces sp. GS7:
- a CDS encoding restriction endonuclease: protein MSRRSQGLVGIWAEAQRQQQRRQEAEHRAQVQRQREQERQARAAERAMARMHRERQAAYRRQREADARRRTEELDARVAVLTGLLADGCRAPAFTAAALRRPERVEPFAPGALAEPVAMPDPARYQTPAGGRQFGIRRDRAQEEARARFERDWYAAQAAESRRQAQLAAYRRQYDQWAAGALEGIRRHNAGIEELTAGLRSGDPDAVVEYFCAALYSGAAWPEGFPRQVGAAYDSAARQLVLDWELPGFAIVPEARAVRYLPTADEERETARPAAQRRALYRDVLAQSILLVLRDLFAADTHGALDSVALNGFVDDVDPVTGRPAKIFLATVMAPRDAFAAYHLAQVSAVDCLTDGLRGRLSARPDQRAAVRPGRQPGDVGGGGAVVRHGDEGEPDLHEMDPIAFENLIAELFRAMGMQAVTTQRSGDGGVDVDALDPDPIRGGKIVVQVKRYRHTVPPTAVRDLYGTVQSEGANKGVLVTTSRFGPGAHTFANGKPLTLIAGPELVDLLGRFGLRGRLGPGARQAGPTAGGDRAAPEAADRAAGDSADGTAEHNVLGMNWSGDVALDVCALVCKGTTVLGDDHFVFFNNPRTPDGAVRMLPGFAPDRAAMQVRFEDLPADADRLVLVAAIDAEADPDADLAGFTDARIRLLDAAGTELGRLEVSDGRRGERALVLGSFRQRAGGDWDFVLGGKGYEGGLEALVQDFGIEVA, encoded by the coding sequence ATGAGCCGCCGTTCCCAAGGGTTAGTCGGCATCTGGGCCGAGGCGCAGCGCCAGCAGCAGCGCCGGCAGGAGGCCGAGCACCGTGCGCAGGTACAGCGGCAGCGGGAACAGGAGCGGCAGGCGCGGGCCGCGGAGCGCGCCATGGCGCGGATGCACCGGGAGCGGCAGGCCGCCTACCGCCGGCAGCGCGAGGCCGACGCCCGGCGGCGTACCGAGGAACTGGACGCCCGGGTCGCCGTGTTGACCGGCCTGCTCGCGGACGGCTGCCGGGCGCCCGCCTTCACGGCCGCGGCCCTGCGGCGGCCGGAGCGGGTCGAGCCGTTCGCGCCCGGTGCGCTGGCCGAGCCGGTGGCGATGCCCGACCCGGCCCGCTATCAGACGCCGGCCGGCGGGCGGCAGTTCGGGATCCGCCGCGACCGCGCCCAGGAGGAGGCGCGCGCCCGCTTCGAGCGGGACTGGTACGCGGCGCAGGCCGCCGAATCCCGACGGCAGGCCCAACTGGCCGCGTACCGGCGGCAGTACGACCAGTGGGCGGCCGGTGCGCTGGAGGGCATCCGGCGGCACAACGCGGGCATCGAGGAGCTGACCGCCGGTCTGCGAAGCGGGGACCCGGACGCGGTGGTCGAGTACTTCTGCGCCGCGCTGTACTCCGGCGCCGCCTGGCCGGAGGGCTTCCCGCGGCAGGTCGGCGCCGCGTACGACAGCGCTGCCCGGCAACTCGTCCTGGACTGGGAACTGCCGGGCTTCGCCATCGTCCCCGAGGCCAGGGCGGTCCGCTACCTGCCCACCGCGGACGAGGAGCGGGAGACCGCCCGCCCGGCCGCCCAGCGCCGGGCGCTCTACCGCGATGTGCTCGCCCAGAGCATCCTGCTGGTCCTGCGCGACCTCTTCGCCGCCGACACCCACGGGGCGCTGGACTCGGTGGCGCTCAACGGCTTCGTCGACGACGTGGACCCGGTCACCGGCCGTCCCGCGAAGATCTTCCTCGCCACCGTCATGGCGCCCCGCGACGCCTTCGCCGCCTACCACCTGGCGCAGGTCAGCGCCGTGGACTGTCTGACCGACGGACTCCGCGGCCGGCTCTCGGCCCGCCCCGACCAGCGCGCCGCGGTACGCCCCGGACGGCAGCCGGGCGACGTCGGCGGCGGTGGCGCGGTCGTCCGGCACGGCGACGAGGGGGAGCCGGACCTCCACGAGATGGACCCGATCGCGTTCGAGAACCTGATCGCCGAGCTGTTCCGGGCCATGGGGATGCAGGCGGTGACCACCCAGCGGTCCGGTGACGGCGGCGTCGACGTGGACGCGCTGGACCCCGACCCGATCCGCGGCGGCAAGATCGTCGTGCAGGTCAAGCGCTACCGGCACACCGTCCCGCCCACCGCCGTACGCGACCTCTACGGCACCGTGCAGTCCGAAGGCGCCAACAAGGGCGTGCTGGTGACGACGTCCCGGTTCGGTCCCGGCGCGCACACCTTCGCCAACGGCAAGCCGCTCACCCTCATCGCCGGCCCCGAACTCGTCGATCTCCTGGGGCGGTTCGGGCTGCGCGGGCGCCTCGGCCCCGGCGCCCGCCAGGCCGGTCCCACCGCCGGTGGCGACCGGGCCGCCCCCGAGGCCGCCGACCGGGCCGCCGGCGATTCCGCCGACGGCACCGCGGAGCACAACGTCCTCGGCATGAACTGGTCCGGCGACGTCGCCCTCGACGTCTGCGCGCTGGTCTGCAAGGGGACCACCGTGCTCGGCGACGACCACTTCGTCTTCTTCAACAACCCGCGCACCCCGGACGGCGCGGTGCGGATGCTGCCCGGCTTCGCCCCGGACCGGGCCGCGATGCAGGTGCGGTTCGAGGACCTGCCGGCGGACGCCGACCGGCTCGTCCTGGTCGCGGCGATCGACGCGGAGGCCGACCCGGACGCGGATCTCGCCGGATTCACCGACGCCCGGATCCGGCTGCTGGACGCCGCCGGGACGGAACTGGGGCGGCTGGAGGTCTCGGACGGGCGGCGCGGCGAGCGGGCGCTGGTCCTCGGCTCGTTCCGTCAACGGGCGGGCGGCGACTGGGACTTCGTCCTCGGCGGCAAGGGCTACGAGGGCGGTCTGGAGGCGCTGGTCCAGGACTTCGGCATCGAGGTGGCGTGA
- a CDS encoding glycoside hydrolase family 88 protein: MERRQFLTTGAALAAGTALPARPAAAATGRVPDHRPPARAATVAVLRRVADHWIGAHPDPGDNQWACATFFSGLMALHALTREPRYLAYARGWAEKHGYGLHNGVATRHADDHCAGQVYLDLYALDPVPDQAKVAAIEESLRRMAETAAQRHDDWWWDDALHMAMPPFARLGALRDDRSYWDAMHALYTHTKSAEGGPGLYDRATGLWYRDKRFLPGGIASPNGKPVLWSRGNGWVAGAHAKVLAALPDTFAPVAGYRRTFAGQLAALRTVQRPDGFWNVNLADPGQLPGPETSGTAFFTFGMAYAVRTGVVPAGLYRSVAARAWNAMVTTAVHPDGFLGYVQKAGDRPESGQPVTYDSTADFGVGGFLLAGTEMAALGG, from the coding sequence ATGGAACGTCGGCAATTCCTCACCACCGGCGCGGCGCTCGCGGCCGGCACCGCGCTGCCCGCGCGGCCGGCCGCCGCCGCGACCGGCCGGGTGCCCGACCACCGGCCGCCGGCCCGCGCCGCGACCGTCGCCGTATTGCGCCGGGTCGCCGACCACTGGATCGGCGCGCACCCCGACCCCGGCGACAACCAGTGGGCCTGCGCCACCTTCTTCAGCGGGCTGATGGCACTGCACGCCCTCACCCGCGAGCCCCGCTACCTCGCCTATGCGCGCGGTTGGGCCGAGAAGCACGGGTACGGCCTGCACAACGGCGTCGCCACCCGGCACGCCGACGACCACTGCGCGGGCCAGGTCTACCTCGACCTGTACGCCCTGGACCCCGTTCCCGACCAGGCGAAGGTCGCCGCCATCGAGGAGTCGCTGCGGCGGATGGCCGAGACCGCGGCGCAGCGGCACGACGACTGGTGGTGGGACGACGCGCTGCACATGGCGATGCCGCCGTTCGCCCGGCTCGGCGCGCTGCGCGACGACCGCTCCTACTGGGACGCGATGCACGCCCTGTACACCCACACCAAGAGCGCCGAGGGCGGGCCCGGCCTCTACGACCGCGCCACCGGCCTCTGGTACCGCGACAAGCGCTTCCTGCCGGGCGGCATCGCGTCCCCGAACGGCAAGCCGGTGCTGTGGTCGCGCGGGAACGGCTGGGTGGCGGGCGCGCACGCCAAGGTGCTCGCGGCGCTGCCGGACACGTTCGCGCCGGTGGCCGGGTACCGCCGTACGTTCGCCGGCCAGCTGGCCGCGCTGCGGACCGTGCAGAGACCGGACGGGTTCTGGAATGTGAACCTGGCCGACCCCGGACAGCTGCCGGGACCGGAGACCAGCGGTACCGCCTTCTTCACGTTCGGGATGGCGTACGCGGTCCGCACCGGCGTCGTCCCCGCCGGCCTTTACCGGTCCGTGGCGGCCCGTGCGTGGAATGCGATGGTGACCACCGCGGTCCATCCCGACGGCTTTCTGGGATATGTCCAAAAAGCCGGTGACCGGCCGGAGTCGGGCCAGCCGGTCACCTATGACTCCACCGCCGATTTCGGCGTCGGGGGCTTTCTGCTGGCGGGCACGGAAATGGCCGCACTGGGCGGCTGA
- a CDS encoding nitroreductase/quinone reductase family protein translates to MPNPFNQQVIDEFRANRGRVGGPFEGGRLILLTTTGARSGARHTTPVAYLPDGGERILVIASAGGAPHHPDWFRNLVAHPRVTVEDGVLTYEAEAVVLEGEERDRVFARAAEANPGWAAYQDNTTRVLPVVALTSVEAGPPNFAGATPGEAITILHDAFRRELALIRKEVADAGPVLAAQLRVNCLTICQGLHNHHSGEDRAMFPFLRDRWPELAPVLDRLDEEHRKIAALLDELRQVISGDGAEPGRLLAEVDRLTEALEAHLAYEEEQLIPVLDAMAP, encoded by the coding sequence ATGCCCAACCCCTTCAACCAGCAGGTCATCGACGAGTTCCGCGCCAACCGCGGCCGGGTCGGCGGCCCCTTCGAGGGCGGCCGGCTGATCCTGCTGACCACCACCGGGGCCCGCTCCGGCGCCCGGCACACCACCCCGGTGGCCTACCTCCCCGACGGTGGTGAGCGCATACTCGTCATCGCCTCGGCCGGCGGCGCACCGCACCACCCCGACTGGTTCCGCAACCTGGTCGCCCACCCCCGTGTCACGGTCGAGGACGGCGTCCTGACCTACGAGGCCGAGGCCGTCGTCCTGGAAGGCGAGGAACGCGACCGGGTCTTCGCCCGCGCCGCCGAGGCCAACCCCGGGTGGGCCGCGTACCAGGACAACACGACCCGCGTCCTCCCCGTGGTGGCCCTGACCTCGGTCGAGGCGGGGCCGCCGAACTTCGCCGGGGCGACACCCGGCGAGGCCATCACGATCCTGCACGACGCCTTCCGCCGGGAACTCGCCCTGATCCGCAAGGAGGTGGCCGACGCGGGCCCGGTGCTGGCCGCCCAGCTGCGCGTCAACTGCCTGACGATCTGCCAGGGACTGCACAACCACCACAGCGGCGAGGACCGCGCGATGTTCCCGTTCCTCCGCGACCGGTGGCCCGAACTCGCCCCGGTCCTCGACCGCCTGGACGAGGAGCACCGGAAGATCGCGGCGCTCCTCGACGAACTCCGGCAGGTGATATCCGGCGACGGCGCCGAGCCGGGACGGCTGCTCGCCGAGGTCGACCGGCTGACCGAGGCGTTGGAGGCGCATCTGGCGTACGAGGAGGAGCAGTTGATACCGGTGCTGGACGCCATGGCTCCCTGA
- a CDS encoding AMP-binding protein produces MEAAAHSAAGAPAIRSAGHERGYPEFLDRAGRMATGLRAWGVAPGDRIAVVLRNEPAHLEITAAAAQLGASAVPVNWHFKQDDLRHVLTDSGSKVVFVHTDLLPAVTAVLPDGVRIIEAAVPAGVAAACGFAAPAATGRHPLLDDWLMEHQPLARPADERPPTVIYSSGTTGRPKGVLREPLGPDRLAEAVESFLEYFAVAPGSPTLIPAPLYHASPSQQAVLALAAGLDITLMPRFDAEEFLRLVARHRIQHVQMVPTMFVRLLRLPKDVRERYDVSSLTSVVHAAAPCPPHVKHAMIDWLGPVLLEYYGGSETGAVTWCDSAEWLAHPGTVGRAEGTCGVVVLDPAGKPLPNGSTGEIYLKPADDWPRFTYLGDPDKRATMEAPGLPGYVTIGDIGHLDEDGYLYLSDRRNDMVISGGVNIYPAEIEGCLLSLEGVRDVAVFGIPDEEFGEVLAAHLQTEPGVRLSAAAVRAHVAERLAGYKVPRAVVFEELLPRDESGKLFKRQLREPYWAGHGGLI; encoded by the coding sequence ATGGAAGCCGCCGCCCACTCCGCCGCCGGCGCACCCGCCATCCGTTCCGCGGGACATGAACGCGGCTATCCGGAATTCCTCGACCGTGCCGGGCGGATGGCAACCGGTCTGCGCGCGTGGGGAGTCGCCCCCGGTGACCGGATCGCCGTCGTGCTGCGCAACGAGCCCGCGCATCTGGAGATCACGGCCGCCGCCGCCCAGCTCGGCGCCTCCGCGGTCCCCGTCAACTGGCACTTCAAGCAGGACGACCTGCGGCATGTGCTCACCGACAGCGGGAGCAAGGTGGTCTTCGTCCACACCGATCTGCTGCCGGCGGTGACCGCCGTGCTCCCCGACGGCGTACGGATCATCGAGGCCGCCGTGCCGGCCGGTGTCGCGGCCGCCTGCGGTTTCGCCGCCCCGGCCGCGACCGGCCGGCACCCGCTCCTGGACGACTGGCTGATGGAGCATCAGCCGCTGGCGCGGCCCGCCGACGAGAGGCCGCCCACCGTCATCTACAGCTCCGGAACGACCGGCCGCCCCAAGGGAGTTCTCCGCGAACCGCTCGGCCCGGACCGGCTGGCCGAAGCGGTGGAGTCCTTCCTGGAGTACTTCGCCGTCGCGCCCGGCAGCCCTACGCTGATCCCCGCCCCCCTCTACCACGCGTCGCCCAGCCAGCAGGCGGTGCTCGCGCTCGCCGCGGGGCTGGACATCACGCTGATGCCGCGCTTCGACGCCGAGGAGTTCCTGCGGCTGGTCGCACGGCACCGCATCCAGCACGTGCAGATGGTGCCCACCATGTTCGTACGGCTGCTGCGGCTGCCCAAGGACGTCCGCGAGCGCTACGACGTGTCCTCGCTCACCTCCGTCGTGCACGCCGCCGCGCCCTGTCCGCCGCATGTCAAACACGCCATGATCGACTGGCTCGGGCCGGTACTGCTGGAGTACTACGGCGGCAGCGAGACCGGCGCGGTGACCTGGTGCGACAGCGCCGAATGGCTCGCCCACCCGGGCACCGTGGGCCGCGCCGAGGGTACCTGCGGGGTCGTCGTCCTCGATCCCGCCGGGAAGCCGCTGCCGAACGGCTCCACCGGCGAGATCTACCTCAAACCCGCTGACGACTGGCCCCGGTTCACCTATCTCGGCGACCCGGACAAGCGCGCCACGATGGAGGCACCGGGGCTCCCCGGATACGTCACCATCGGAGACATCGGGCATCTCGACGAGGACGGCTACCTCTATCTCAGCGACCGGCGCAACGACATGGTGATCTCCGGCGGGGTCAACATCTATCCGGCGGAGATCGAGGGATGTCTGCTGTCGCTGGAGGGGGTGCGGGACGTGGCGGTGTTCGGCATACCCGACGAGGAGTTCGGCGAGGTGCTGGCCGCCCACCTCCAGACCGAGCCCGGCGTGCGGCTCAGCGCCGCGGCGGTACGCGCCCACGTCGCGGAGCGGCTCGCCGGGTACAAGGTGCCCAGGGCCGTGGTGTTCGAGGAGCTGCTGCCGCGCGACGAGTCCGGGAAACTCTTCAAGCGGCAGCTGCGGGAGCCCTATTGGGCCGGGCACGGCGGTCTGATCTGA
- a CDS encoding TIGR03086 family metal-binding protein — protein sequence MNNNDVLRTHGEALKLFGSRVHAIQEDQWEAPTPCTEWSVFDLVNHVTAEQLWVPRLVRDGATIAEVGPDFDGDQLGEDPVGVWDRASTAAMAAFAEPGALHRSVHLSYGTAPADAYCSQMTADAVVHTWDLSRAIGAEERLPDHLAKAALREVEPYAGKLEGSGLFATPVEPPEDADDLTRLLCLLGRRP from the coding sequence ATGAACAACAACGACGTCCTGCGCACCCACGGCGAGGCGCTGAAGCTCTTCGGGTCCCGGGTCCATGCCATCCAGGAGGACCAGTGGGAGGCGCCCACGCCGTGCACGGAGTGGTCGGTGTTCGATCTGGTGAACCACGTCACCGCCGAGCAGCTGTGGGTGCCGCGCCTGGTGCGCGACGGTGCCACCATCGCCGAGGTGGGCCCGGATTTCGACGGTGACCAGCTCGGCGAGGATCCGGTCGGGGTCTGGGACCGGGCGTCGACGGCCGCCATGGCGGCGTTCGCCGAGCCGGGCGCGCTGCACCGCTCGGTCCACCTCTCGTACGGCACGGCACCGGCCGACGCGTACTGCTCGCAGATGACCGCCGACGCCGTGGTGCACACCTGGGACCTCTCCCGCGCGATCGGCGCCGAGGAACGGCTGCCGGACCATCTGGCGAAGGCGGCGCTGCGCGAAGTGGAGCCGTACGCCGGGAAGCTGGAGGGGTCCGGACTGTTCGCCACCCCGGTGGAGCCGCCGGAGGACGCGGACGATCTGACGCGGCTGCTGTGTCTGCTCGGGCGTCGGCCCTGA
- a CDS encoding lipase maturation factor family protein yields MEWFSDPGAWLGRLVFQRMLAVLYCVAFVAAARQFRALLGARGMLPIPDFVARVPFRLSPSVFQLHYSDRFFAAWAWSGAVLAAGVAAGGADAVPLGAAMAVWAVLWAMYLSVVNVGQTWYGFGWETLLLEAGALAVFLGNADTAPPVLVMWLLRWLLFRVEFGAGLIKMRGDSCWRDLTCLYYHHETQPMPGPLSWFFHRLPKPLHRVETGANHVAQLVLPVLLFTPQPVAGWAALGMAATQLWLVLSGNFSWLNWVTIALALSAAAPLWAGPPPSPGAPPVWFEVLVVAAAAGVVGLSYRPARNLLSRAQLMNTSFEPLHLVNSYGAFGSITRVRREVVVEGTEDAVSGPDTVWKAYEFHGKPGEPSRLPRQFAPYHLRLDWLMWFAALSPAYARSWFLPFVARLLENDRDTLRLLRRNPFPDLPPARVRARVFRYRFTTWRELRETGEWWHRSAEREFLAPVSRSALLGRR; encoded by the coding sequence GTGGAATGGTTCTCGGATCCTGGTGCATGGCTCGGGCGGCTGGTGTTCCAGCGGATGCTGGCGGTGCTCTATTGCGTGGCGTTCGTCGCGGCGGCCCGACAGTTCCGGGCGCTGCTGGGGGCGCGCGGGATGCTGCCGATCCCCGACTTCGTGGCGCGGGTGCCGTTCCGGCTCTCGCCGTCGGTCTTCCAGCTGCACTACTCGGACCGGTTCTTCGCGGCCTGGGCGTGGAGCGGCGCGGTGCTCGCGGCGGGGGTGGCGGCGGGCGGGGCGGACGCGGTGCCGCTGGGGGCGGCGATGGCCGTGTGGGCGGTGCTGTGGGCGATGTATCTGTCCGTCGTCAATGTGGGGCAGACCTGGTACGGCTTCGGCTGGGAGACGCTGCTGCTGGAGGCGGGGGCGCTGGCGGTCTTCCTCGGCAATGCCGACACCGCTCCCCCGGTGCTGGTCATGTGGCTGCTGCGCTGGCTGCTGTTCCGGGTGGAGTTCGGGGCCGGGCTGATCAAGATGCGCGGCGACAGCTGCTGGCGCGATCTGACGTGCCTCTACTACCACCATGAGACCCAGCCGATGCCGGGGCCGCTGAGCTGGTTCTTCCACCGTCTGCCGAAGCCGCTGCACCGGGTGGAGACCGGCGCCAACCACGTCGCCCAACTCGTCCTTCCGGTCCTGCTGTTCACCCCGCAGCCGGTGGCCGGATGGGCGGCCCTCGGGATGGCCGCCACCCAGCTGTGGCTGGTGCTGTCCGGCAACTTCTCCTGGCTGAACTGGGTGACCATCGCGCTCGCCCTGTCGGCCGCCGCCCCGCTGTGGGCCGGTCCACCGCCGTCGCCGGGCGCACCGCCGGTGTGGTTCGAGGTGCTGGTCGTCGCCGCCGCGGCGGGCGTCGTCGGGCTCAGCTACCGTCCGGCGCGCAATCTGCTGTCCAGGGCGCAGCTGATGAACACCTCGTTCGAGCCGCTGCATCTGGTCAATTCCTACGGCGCGTTCGGCAGCATCACCCGGGTGCGCCGTGAGGTCGTCGTCGAGGGCACCGAGGACGCGGTGAGCGGGCCGGACACGGTCTGGAAGGCGTACGAGTTCCACGGCAAGCCGGGTGAACCGTCCCGTCTGCCGCGCCAGTTCGCCCCGTATCACCTGCGGCTGGACTGGCTGATGTGGTTCGCGGCGCTGTCGCCGGCCTATGCGCGGTCGTGGTTCCTGCCGTTCGTGGCGCGGCTGCTGGAGAACGACCGGGACACCCTGCGGCTGCTGCGCCGCAACCCGTTCCCCGATCTGCCGCCGGCGCGGGTGCGGGCCCGGGTCTTCCGCTACCGCTTCACGACCTGGCGGGAACTGCGGGAGACCGGTGAGTGGTGGCACCGGAGCGCGGAGCGGGAGTTCCTGGCGCCGGTGTCGCGGTCAGCTCTGCTCGGAAGGCGATGA
- a CDS encoding tetratricopeptide repeat protein produces the protein MYGKAFAPEYQGELGSALSVNSSYEEVLDTANRALADADTALERARAQLAVAEANRRLGRVDAAGGAWRASYRSARDTGDPAAMAWALWSGGTLARQCGTLPLARRLLGHAVTLAADSGDRLAQGYALAGLAETGRIQGDYAAVAELHEQLLEQGRAHGEARHMVWAMSGIAQMHRNTGDYDKALELFEESVRIATEADDARGRAWSLRGVADVLSVRGEPDRALDLLSEAEAICRTMDLASALAYNHKMRGNVLYRAGRYAAARDTYALALREFTEMYEPRGEALSRLGLAKSRARLGRDRTETLAELDALEGDFDRIGLRHAREMVIAFRAELTATPAPGTPAPRSGATTHRSPAVPARS, from the coding sequence ATGTACGGCAAGGCATTCGCCCCGGAGTACCAGGGCGAACTGGGCTCGGCACTGAGCGTGAACTCCTCGTACGAGGAGGTGCTGGACACCGCGAACCGGGCGCTCGCCGACGCGGACACCGCGCTGGAGCGGGCCCGCGCCCAGCTCGCGGTCGCCGAGGCCAACCGGCGGCTGGGGCGGGTCGACGCGGCGGGCGGCGCCTGGCGGGCGAGCTACCGCAGCGCCCGCGACACCGGCGACCCGGCCGCCATGGCGTGGGCGCTGTGGAGCGGCGGCACCCTGGCCCGCCAGTGCGGCACCCTGCCGCTCGCCCGCCGGCTGCTCGGCCACGCCGTCACGCTGGCCGCCGACAGCGGCGACCGGCTCGCCCAGGGCTACGCCCTCGCCGGCCTCGCCGAGACCGGCCGCATCCAGGGCGACTACGCCGCGGTCGCCGAGCTCCACGAGCAGCTGCTCGAACAGGGCCGGGCGCACGGCGAGGCCCGGCACATGGTCTGGGCGATGTCCGGCATCGCGCAGATGCACCGCAACACCGGCGACTACGACAAGGCCCTGGAGCTGTTCGAGGAGTCCGTCCGGATAGCCACCGAGGCCGACGACGCCCGCGGCCGGGCCTGGTCGCTGCGCGGCGTGGCGGACGTGCTGTCCGTCCGCGGCGAGCCGGACCGGGCGCTGGACCTGCTGTCCGAGGCGGAGGCCATCTGCCGCACCATGGACCTGGCCAGCGCGCTCGCCTACAACCACAAGATGCGCGGCAACGTCCTCTACCGCGCCGGCCGTTACGCCGCCGCCCGCGACACCTACGCCCTCGCGCTGCGGGAGTTCACCGAGATGTACGAGCCGCGCGGCGAGGCGCTCTCCCGGCTCGGGCTGGCCAAGTCCCGCGCCCGCCTGGGCCGCGACCGCACCGAGACGCTGGCCGAACTCGACGCCCTGGAAGGGGACTTCGACCGCATCGGGCTCCGCCACGCGCGCGAGATGGTCATCGCCTTCCGAGCAGAGCTGACCGCGACACCGGCGCCAGGAACTCCCGCTCCGCGCTCCGGTGCCACCACTCACCGGTCTCCCGCAGTTCCCGCCAGGTCGTGA
- a CDS encoding lactonase family protein: protein MGEAAAAARGGFGRRRFVTAVTAGLAGAAALTAGDPAAARTPRRGRPLFLGTYTSTPGGGAGVGLGGYDPATGALTAGGVVPGVADPSYLALAPSGRTLYAVDEQQDGAVTAMALPWGTGGPPVVLGSRSTGGAGPCHLSVHPRGRWLLSANYLSGSVAVHPIDGRSGALGERTDLVVHTSPPPGPGQTGPHAHQITTAPDGRHVLAVDLGNDTVYTYRLDERAGTLAPVSQAALRPGAGPRHLTFHPSGAWAYLANEVDDTVVVCGYDRRDGRLVPGAPQSTGTGAGVSYPAQILVTGNGRFAFLANRGHNSLTRYAVEAGGARLRLLDTVPVGGDFPRQIAFSPDERWLFAANQKSGSVTVFSVDTRTGALVAAGPPFAAPVPVCVLPL, encoded by the coding sequence ATGGGCGAAGCGGCGGCAGCGGCGCGCGGCGGGTTCGGCCGGCGGCGGTTCGTGACGGCGGTCACGGCGGGACTGGCCGGGGCGGCGGCCCTGACGGCCGGGGACCCCGCCGCCGCGCGGACGCCGCGGCGCGGCCGGCCGCTGTTCCTGGGGACGTACACCTCCACCCCGGGCGGCGGCGCCGGCGTCGGGCTCGGCGGCTACGACCCGGCCACCGGCGCGCTCACCGCCGGCGGCGTGGTCCCGGGGGTCGCCGACCCGTCGTATCTGGCGCTCGCGCCGTCCGGGCGGACGCTCTACGCCGTCGACGAGCAGCAGGACGGCGCGGTGACCGCGATGGCGCTGCCGTGGGGCACGGGCGGGCCGCCCGTGGTGCTGGGCAGCCGGTCGACCGGTGGGGCCGGGCCCTGCCATCTGTCGGTGCATCCCCGCGGTCGCTGGCTGCTCAGCGCCAACTACCTGTCCGGCAGCGTGGCGGTCCATCCGATCGACGGGCGCAGCGGCGCGCTGGGCGAGCGGACGGATCTGGTCGTCCACACGAGCCCGCCGCCCGGCCCCGGGCAGACCGGGCCGCACGCCCACCAGATCACCACCGCTCCGGACGGCCGCCATGTGCTCGCCGTCGACCTGGGGAACGACACCGTCTACACCTACCGGCTGGACGAGCGGGCCGGGACGCTGGCGCCGGTGTCGCAGGCGGCGCTGCGGCCGGGCGCCGGGCCCCGGCATCTGACCTTCCACCCCTCCGGCGCGTGGGCCTATCTGGCCAACGAGGTGGACGACACCGTGGTGGTCTGCGGCTACGACCGGCGCGACGGGCGGCTGGTGCCCGGGGCTCCGCAGTCCACCGGGACGGGTGCGGGCGTCAGCTACCCGGCGCAGATCCTGGTGACCGGCAACGGCCGGTTCGCCTTTCTCGCCAACCGCGGCCACAACAGCCTCACCCGGTACGCGGTGGAGGCCGGCGGGGCCCGGCTGCGGCTGCTGGACACGGTGCCGGTGGGCGGGGACTTCCCGCGGCAGATCGCCTTCTCGCCCGACGAGCGGTGGCTGTTCGCGGCGAACCAGAAGTCGGGGTCGGTGACGGTGTTCTCGGTGGACACCCGGACCGGGGCGCTGGTGGCGGCGGGCCCGCCGTTCGCGGCGCCGGTGCCGGTGTGCGTACTGCCGCTGTGA